GGCGTCAAGAACACTGGGCAGATAATGGAGCTGGCCAAGGATCTGGGCCGACCACGCGGGGACATGATGGACATAGCCGTGTGGAAGGACGGGGTGAAGATGGTCGATTCCACCCTTTATTATTATCAGGCCGTCCACCAGGAGAGCGATGTGGTCCCGGAGAAC
The nucleotide sequence above comes from Methanomassiliicoccales archaeon. Encoded proteins:
- a CDS encoding glyceraldehyde-3-phosphate dehydrogenase (catalyzes the formation of 3-phospho-D-glycerol phosphate from D-glyceraldehyde 3-phosphate in glycolysis); its protein translation is GVKNTGQIMELAKDLGRPRGDMMDIAVWKDGVKMVDSTLYYYQAVHQESDVVPENVDCIRAVMKLEQDNLASIERTDRAIGLR